The region CAGATTTGAAATTTTCGGCGGCGGTGGCTGCGTTTGGCATGGTTCTGCGCGACTCTGCCTATAAAGGAACGGCCACGCTAGATCAGGTGCAAAAGTGGGTGGCTCAATCCCAAGGCCCTGATTTAGATGGCTACCGGGCCGAGTTCCTACGTTTAGTTGAGAAGGGCAAAAAGCTTTCTTAGAGGTTTCGTGGAAGGTATCAAGCATTCTGCATTGGCCCCCTAAATCCCCCACTTGTGGGGGACTTTGAACTTCTTATCGCAAAAAACGATGACTTTCTCTCAGCCACAGCTTCCTGATTTTAGTAACCAGGGGTATCGGGTCGAAAAAATGCTCGGTCGCAATAAACAGGGTGGCCGAGTGACCTATTTAGCGACAGCCCTATCGCCAGCGCAGCCGGTGGTGATCAAGCAGTTCCAGTTTGCTCAGACCGGAGCGCAGTGGTCTGATTATGATGCCCACCAGCGCGAGTTAGGGATGCTCCAGCAGTTGTCGCATCCTTCTATCCCAGCTTATTTGGACGCTTTCGAGACCAAGGCTGGCTTTTGTTTGGTTCAAGAATATAAAGACGCGCCTTCTCTGGCAGAACCGCGATCTTTTACAGAAGCTGAGGTTAAGGAAGTTGCGATCGCAACCCTAAAAGTCTTGATTTACCTGCAGCAGCAAACCCCGCCGATTATTCACCGCGATCTGAAGCCCGAAAACATTCTGGTGGATCAAAATCTACAGGTCTATCTGGTTGATTTTGGTCTGGCGCGTTTAGAAGGAGACGACCTGGCCGCCAGCAGCATTGTCAAAGGCACCTTAGGATTTATGCCGCCGGAGCAGCTATTTAACCGTCCGCTCACCCCCGCCTCTGATCTGTATGGCTTAGGGGCAACGCTGACTTGCCTGCTCAGCCGGACGCCATCCGCCGCCATTGGTCAGCTTATGGATGAGACAGGTCGGATCAAATACAAACCCCTATTGCCCCATTTAGAATCAGGCTTCAGCCGATGGCTCGGGAAAATGGTGGCTCCCAAACTAGAAGATCGCTATGCCAGTGCAGCAGAGGCGTTAGATGCCCTCAATGTGAGGCATAAACCTGGGGTGGTAAAAGTTGTGATCGCGCTTGGGGGAGTTGCGATCTTATCTAGTGCAGGATTTCTGTGGACTAATTTACGGCCTGCTTCTGTCCCTTCGCTTTCTGGGCCTCTGGTACGGTTACGGAAGACTCAATCCTGTGTCGGCTGCGATTTGAGCGGTGTTAATTTAAAGGGCACTGATTTAAGGAGCGTGGATTTGACGGGGGCTAACTTGCAGGGCGCTGATCTGCGGAAAGCTGACCTGAGAGGTGCCTATCTAGCTAGAGCAAATCTCACCTCAGCTCAAATAGAAGGAGCGATTTTAGCAAGTACAGATCTTAGAGGAGCAACCATGCCCGATGGCTCGATACATCCGTAATAGAAGGCGGTCGTTTCGTTGAATATCCGATGCAGACATTACTCAGCCGAATACTGCTACCGCAAGAGGCTCTACGCTAGCCCCACAGCCCTCAATCCTGGGGGGAGAGCAGCTTTATCTTGTGACATCTTGGCGACAAATCAGTACCGCTCGTTAGTTTGTCGCTCACACGCTTGCCATGACCAAAACTCAGTTGTGAGAGTAGTCTGATGGTGACACTACCATGACATCTTTCAGCATTCTCCCCCCAGATTTGGGGCCGGGGGCAACGCAGGATCGTGAGAGGTTATTTTGACAGCCCTGCTCGCTCAAAGACTTTATTCACTTGCAGTTCTAAGCCAGGTAATAGAGAATCAGCAATCATGTTGTCTCCCTGATAGGTCAGGGGAGCGCTATCGGGTGCGAAAACTGTAATTGTTTGAGCCTGAGAATCTAAAACCCAAACTCGTAGAATGCCAGCCGTTAAATAATCTGATGCCTTGGCTGCCATCCCGCCAAAAGTCTGATCTGGGGAGATAATTTCAATCACCCAATCGGCAGGGACAGGGCAAGGTGCATCCTCTAGCCAATCTGCCGCCAGCCGCTCGAACGAAACATAGGTCAAATCTGGAACCGGAACCCAGTCTCGATCTCTGCGCTTTAAAACGACAGCCCATTCTGGATAAAAATGTCCTCTCTCTGACGCCCAATCATCAACCAGCTTGATCAGCGATTTCTGAACACCCGCATGGAAACGCTTAGGAGACACCTTAGGAATAATTTCACCCTCTATCAGCTCATACCGATCGTTACTCTCAGGCATTGCCAGAAAGTCTTGCACTGTCATTGGCTTTGAAGACGTTCTAATCATGAGAGGCTGAGCAAACTTACGTCCAGTCTAGCAGCCGTGCTGTGGGAGGAAGCTGCGATCTCACAGCACGTTTATTCTCTGTAGCTCCTGAAGTTTGAACGTGTGCATGGCATCAACTTCAAGTAGAGCGCCTTCGATATACTTTTAGAGATGGCCAACTTAGTGAAGTTTACGCATCCTATGGTAGAGATCCAGCACCCGGCTTTCCTCTCCAGCGTGATCTGATGAATGATACGCAAGCCCTTGCAGAAGAGTTAAATATTTCTTGGAAACAATTAATTACCGTCGCTCTTCAAGACTTCATCCGCCGATATCGTGGCCGAAAACATCTAATCGAGAAAATCAACGCTGCTTACACAGACGCTCCCGACGAAGAAGAAAGACTCCTCCTGCAAAAAATGCGCTCAAGTCATCGTCGCATTGTTGAAGATGAATGGTAAGCAATCAGGGCGATGTCTTCTGGGTTGATTTGGGTGACCCCGTGGGTTCGGCTCCTGGATACCTTCATCCTCATGTTGTTGTTTGTGCGTTGACCTCTAATCTGAAACGAGCTTCTGTGCCAGGAAACATACTTGTGGAGATGGGCGAAGCCAACCTACCCAAGCAAAGCGTTGTCAATATTTCTCAGGTATTTACGATTGATAGAAGTCAGTTGAACGAGAAAATTGGTACGCTCTCACCGAGTCGAGTGCACCAGATAATCGATGGGTTACACCTACTTCTGGACCCTTATGAATTCTCAGAGTGGTAACTGCTGCAGACAGTCTGACTGCTGTAGGTCGGCCAGCGTTGCATTGCCTGTACATAACAGCACCGTCTGCAGCTCTGCCATCAAAATCTCTACTAAGGCGTGGACTGCCGCCTCTGAATCATGGGCGGCTTTCAAGAAGGGATAGGCCATACCCGCTAAATCTGCGCCGAGTGCGATCGCCTTTGCTACATCCAAGCCGTTCCGCAGCCCACCCGAAGCAATCAGAGGCAGTGTTGGATGAACCTGACGAATGCTTGTGAGGCAGTCTGCTGTGGGGATGCCCCAATCGGAAAAGGTTTGCCCCAATCGTCGCTGTCGCAGATCCTCCGCTCGTTCGCCCTCTACCTTGGCCCAGGATGTTCCGCCCGCGCCTGCCACATCAATAGCCGTGACGCCAGCCTCTAGCAGTTGAGTTGCGATCGCAACTGAAATACCATTCCCGACTTCTTTGGCAATTACGGGTACTGGCAGGTAGGCGCAAAGATCGGCAATCTTGGCAAATAGCCCCTGAAAGTTAGTATCCCCTCGACTCTGAACGCATTCTTGCAGCGGATTGATGTGCAAAATTAGGGCATCGGCCTCTAAGAGATCCACTGCCTGTTGACATTCTGCCAAGCCATAACCATAGTTGAGCTGAACCGCTCCTAAATTGGCAAATAACGGAATATCAGGCGCGAACGAGCGGACTGAAAACGTGTCAGAAAGCTGGGGCTGTTCAACGGCAATGCGCTGTGAGCCAACGCCCATCGCTAATCCGTGGGCCTGAGCGACCCTTGCCAACCGTGTATTGATGGTGCGAGCAATCTCTGTCCCTCCCGTCATTGATGAGATTAGGAGTGGCGTCTGGAGCGGCTTACCAAGAAAGGTGGTGCCTAACTGAATATTCTGCGCGTCTAGCTCCGGTAGGCAGCAGTGGGTAAACCGATAGTGTTCTAAACCCGTGGTCACCTCTTTGCACTGGACCTGATCGTCCAGACAGATCCTTAGATGATCGGCCTTTCTGCTTTGAATCGCGCTATCGGGTGGGGTCGGTGCAATCGTCACGATTTTTGACGGTAGGGGGCTTAGATAATGGTACTGAAAAGAGGCTGACGGCAGGTGTTCTTCTTGATGGCTTTTGCCCAGGAAAGTTTCCGGTCCTTCAGAGTTGAGTCAGCGGATTATGTTGTCTGGAGCTGAATACCGCTGCAGCAGAACTGGGTGACCCACAGATCTAGATCGGGGTCACCCACTGCGACTTCTAACTGAGTCTTCAGAAGTTGAGCTTCTTCCCGTGAATTCATAAGTGCAAAAACGGTGGGGCCTGAACCCGACATTAGGGTGCCGAGACAGCCCAACTGCTGAAATTTTTCTCGCAGCGCCAGCACCTGCGGATGTTCGAGTAAGACCACCCGCTCTAAGTCGTTGTAGAGGTATTTCGGAATCTGTTCTTGATCTTGATGATTGATTGCCGTTAGCAGCGGTACCGATGGCCCTGATCGTCGCCGCTGTTCCTGGGTCTCTGAGGTCTTGGCGTAGGTGTCGCCAAACTTTTGGCGATAGGTTTTGTAGGCCCAAGGGGTTGAAACAGAGAGGCTACGGTATTTAGCTAAGACGGCGTAGAGCTGATGGGGGTCAGGGAGTGGCGTGAGATGTTCGCCGCGACCCAGCGCCAGCGCAGTTCCCCCAGAGACACAGAAGGGGATGTCAGAGCCGAGTGCAGCCCCGAGAGTCTGGAGTTCAGCCTGCGTTAAGCCGAGGTTCCACATCAGATCTAGTCCCACTAAGACCGCCGCTGCGTCAGCGGAACCGCCTGCAAGTCCGGCGCCAATGGGAATATGCTTCTGAATGGTGATCTCCACACCGCCCCGATCAGGGAACTGGGTCTGCATGAGTGTCGCGGCTCGATGCGCGAGATTGCTGGAGTCGAGCGGTACGTCTGGATGGCTGCAGTTGAGTTGAATTTGATCGCCTGGGAGCGCTTTAAGTTCAATAATGTCGGCGAGATCGATGCTCTGCAGCACCATCACTAATTCATGGAAGCCGTCAGGGCGGTCGCCGATGATTTCGAGCAGGAGGTTGATTTTGGCTGGGGCTATCAGAGTGTAGGTAGGCATACCGGCGGGAGATAACTAGGCGGGATGAAGACTGTTACTTAAGGCAACCCATCGATCCACGCTCAGATCTTCTGCCCGTGCTTGAGGGGAGACGCCTAACTGTTCCAGTATGACGGTTAGCTGGTCTCGATCAACGACTGAGTTGAGGTTGTTGCGCAACATTTTGCGGCGACTGGAAAACCCTAATTTGACGAGGGTTTGAAACCAGCGTGGGTTTTCTGTCTGTTGGGGGTAAGGGCGAGGGCAGAGTCGCACGACGGCGGAGTCTACTTTGGGTCGCGGCTTAAAGGCGATGTTGGGGACGTGGCAAATATATTCGCAGGTGGCGAGATATTGGGTCCGCACGGACATGGCACCAAAGATTTTAGAACCGGACTGAGCCGTTAGCCGCTCAGCCACTTCTTTCTGCAGCAGCAGTACGATGCTCTTAAAAGCAGGCTCCCGAGGCTTGGCTAAGCTCCCCAACACGAGGTCAAGGATGGGACCGGTGATGTTGTAGGGAATGTTGGCGACGACTTTGTTGGGGTCGGCAAATTTGGGATAGTGCCCAAACATTGCACCTAAATCCACTGAGAGGATGCTGTCTTGAAGCAGGAGAAAATTATCGCTGTCTCGAAATTTGTGAATCAGAAGCTTACACAGGTCTCGATCGATCTCTACGGCGGTCACGGTCTCAGCTAGGGGCAGCAGTTTTTGCGTCAGTAAGCCGGTGCCAGGACCGATTTCTAAGATGCGATCGCAACTTTCAATCTCTGCTGCCGCCACAATTTGCTCTAGGACAGCCTGACTTTTCAGCCAATGCTGACCAAATCGTTTACGGGGATTGGGCATAAATCACGAGCAAAATACAGCGAGCACTCAGCCTATCCTAAATCAGGCCCAGCGCTCGCAATGTAGACTATCCCTTCTTAGAACCAATGGTCTCTTTGAGATCAAACAGGAGCGGGATGGGCGCTGACCCTTCTCCTGTTACCAGTACCTGAGGCATCTGCGATCCGCCTTGCTTCCAAGCTTCAATCGCTTCTTTCTGGAGTACCAGTTGACCGCCTTGCTCTTTAAGCGTTTCGGCTAAGAGTTTCTGTGCTTCGGCCTTACCCTTGGCACGGTTTACAGTTGCGGTGGCTTCTTGTTCCGCCTCTCGAGCGATATAAACGGCTCGCTGGGCACGCTGTTCAGCAATTTGTTTCTCTTCAACCGCCTGGGCAAATTCGGGCGAGAACCTGAGATCGACAACGCTGGTATCAAGGACAATCACGCCATATTTCTCAAGCCGGACGCCTAGGGCATCATCAAAGTCGGCCTTTAGCTGATCACGCTTAGTGATAGCTTCTTCTACCGTTCGGCGTGAGGCGGCAATCTTAAAGGATTCTTGGGTCTGAGGAGCAATAATCTTGGAGACAATATTTTGAAGCGACCCCTGCTTCCGTCTGATTTCAACGACCTGAACGGGGTCAATGCGGAAGTTGATCGCAAAGCTCGCGGTCAGATCCTGCAGATCTTTGGTTGAACTTTGGGCTGGAACTTCAAATTTTTGGACCGTCAAATCATAGATATCAACGTTAGAGATAAAGGGAGGCTTGTAATGTATTCCCTCTAAAAGGGAACCATCACGGGCTTTACCTAAAACGCTCAAGACACCGGCCTGACCTGGATTGATGATCACAACGCAGTTGAGGCCTAAGAGTACCACCAGCGCCAAAACAATGCCGAACGTGGCGGCACTGAAATCCTTCATAATGTTTCCCAATACAGTTACACCTATCAGCGTAGCGGATTGTATGGGCGAGCACATCTAGATTGATTTTAGGTTCAAGCGGGTGAGAATTTGAGTTGCGATCGCATCGAGGCCCTGGTCGATTTCGATCCTGACACCCTCGGTCGGCTCTTCCAGACTGTCAAACTGACTCTGCAGCAAATCACTCCCCATAAAGTGACCCTGTCGCTGCTGTAGCCGCTGCAGAATTAACGATTGAGAACCGTGGAGATACACGAGCTTGACCTGCGGGTGGCTCAGATGCAGTTGTTCGCGGTAGCGAGACTTGAGGGCTGAGCAAGCTAAAACACTACTGTGACCAGCCTGCAGCCATTGAGCGATTTCCTGATTCAAAATGGCTAGCCAAGGTGCGCGATCGACATCATCTAACGGAATACCCTGCTGCATCTTGGCGATATTGGTGGCGGGATGAAAGTTGTCGGCATCGTAGAAGGTCCAGCCCAGAGCTGTTTCTAACTTTTGTCCTACCAGGGTTTTGCCCGATCCAGAAACACCCATCAGAATAATAATCATCTCTGCATCGTATCAATTTCCGATTGTGTCGGCCCAACCCTGCAGAGCCATTCGTCAAGACGCGACCCCAGAACAGCAACAGTCAACATGGTGGGGGAGCCGTTATGGGGATGTGTGCTCCTTCCTTGCAAAAGCCTGGGTAAGTCTACCGAAATAAGTGACGAAAAAGAGCTGCTGTTTTGACCGACTATCCGTAGTTATTCGGTTGAAAAATTGATTTAGCACTCATACGGTTAAAACGTGCCATTTAACCTCGATCCTCTGGGCAAAATAGAGAAGGTGAACCCATCGGTATTTCTGCAGTTTATTCTATTCTTCTTATCTTCATATTCTGCGGAAATGCAACTCAATACATTCATGACTGCTAAACCTGCCTATTTCATTCCCTAAACGCTTAAGCCTCACCGTGAACAACTTAGGATCTGTGGCTTCTGACGCGAAGGATGCCATGAGTAACAGCCGCATTGAATCAACACCACTAATGGCTCTCTCCATTGAGGGATATCAATGCCTTGAAAAAATTTATGACAGCTGCAAGACGCTTGTATATCGAGGAGTGTGCAGCGTTGATCATCAATCTGTGATTATTAAAGTACCCAAGAAAAATCGGCCGACAGAGACAGAAATTATTCGATTTCGTAATCAATATAGCCTGGTTCATTCTCTAATTCATCCTGGAATTGTTAAGCTTTATCGCCTTGATTTACAGCAAAATAGCTGTGTCCTAATCATGGAAGATTTTGGGGCGATGTCACTGCAGGACCATTTAGAAAATCGTGGTTCGCTTCTTCCTCTGCCGGAATTTTATGCCATTGCGCTACAGATTGTTGAAGCGTTAATTGAGCTGCACGAGCACTGCATCATTCACAAAGACCTTAAGCCTCAAAACGTTTTGATTAACCCGCAAACTGGAGTTGTCAAGCTTTCAGACTTTTGCATTGCCTCTAGGCTGCCGAAAGAAGTGCCCCAGCTAGAGTCTCCCACAACGCTAGAGGGAACCCCGGCCTATATGTCTCCAGAACAGACGGGACGGATGAATCGGGGCATTGACTATCGAACAGATTTATACTCGCTGGGCATTCTTTTCTTCAATCTGTTGACGGGAAAGCTTCCCTTTCATGCTGACCGGCTGATGGGCTGGATTCACTGCCACATTGCCCAGCGCCCTCCCCGCCTAGACAGCCTGAATTCTGATGTGCCGCCGATGCTCTCGGCCATGGTGGAGAAACTTCTATCTAAGGATGCCGAAGATCGCTACCAGAGTGCGTTGGGCCTCAAGCACGATCTGCAGAGATGTCAGCAAGATTCAACGGCCACCTTCCCGCTAGGACGGCAGGATTGTCACAATCAGTTTGTCATTCCTGAGCAGCTTTATGGTCGGGAGTCTGAGGTGAATACACTGCTCACTGCCTTTGATCGGGTGACTCACCAGCAGAAAGAAATGGTGTGGGTTGCAGGTTCCTCTGGGGTGGGCAAAACGGCCCTTGTGCATGAAGTGCAGAAGAGTATTGTGCGTGGGCAGGGCTACTTTATTGAGGGGAAGTTTGCTTTGCGATCGCAAAGCCAGCCTTTCTCGGCCTTCATTTCAGCCTTACGCAACTTCGTGAAGCAGATCTTGACGGAGGATGAAGCCGTCCTGCAGCAGTGGAAGGTGCAGCTCTTATCAGCAGTGGGTCAGCATGGCCAGCTCTTGATTGATGTGATACCCGAGCTAGAGCAGATTTTGGGTGCCCAGCCCTCTGTCCCTGCAGTCTCAGGCACTGCAGCCCAAAATCGCTTCAATCACGTCCTTCAGGAATTGATTCGCGCCTTTGCCCAGGCCGAGCATCCCTTGGTGGTGTTTATTGATAACCTGCAGTGGGCTGATCCCGCCTCTCTCGATCTGTTTGAGCGGCTGATGACGGACAGCCAAATCGAGTCACTCCTGCTGATCGGTGCTTACCGAGATCACGAAGTAGACGCCGATCATCCCTTACTGTCTGTGGTTGACCATCTAGAAGCGGTGGGTGTACAGTCCCGGAACATTGATCTGCTCCCTCTAGATCTGCCGACTTTAAATATCTGGGTGGCAGCTGCGCTGCACTGCCAGCCGGTTAGGGTTTTGCCGCTGACCCAATGTATTTTTCAACACACGCGAGGCAACCCCTTTTTTAGCGCTCAGTTTCTGCAGGCGCTCGTCACCGAGGGGCTGATCCATCGCTCAAGCATGGGGAGCTGGCAATACGACCTGCAGCGGGTCGCCTCGCTAGAGCTGTCCCAAAATGCCGTTGGTTTTGTGGTTCAGCGATTGCATAGGCTGCCCAAAATGACGCAGAGGATCCTGCATTTTGCCGCCTGCATCGGCAATCGATTTGACTTGAAGACGCTAGCGCTGGTTTGTGAATGCTCCGAGGCAGGTGTCGCCTCTCACCTGAATCAAGCGCTCCATGAGGGGCTGATTGTCCCACTCAGCGAGATGTATAAACTCTACTATTTGAGAGACGATCAGGATCAGCAATGGTCGTTTCCTTCTCACTCTGTTCTCTGTTACCAGTTCCTGCACAATAGCGTTCAGCAAGCTGCCTATGCTCTCATTCCTGAACAGCAGCAGGCCGCCATCCACTTGCGTATGGGGCGTCTTTTGCGGAGAGAGTACCCGCAGGCAGAGATTGCTCTGACTCAGGTTGTAACCCACCTCAATCAGGGAGCCTCTCTGATCTCTTCTATTTCTGAAAAGCTACAGCTCATTCAGTTGAATCTTGAAGCAGGGGTTGAGGCAAAGGAGGCGATTGATGCTCCAACGGCTCTCCGGTACTTCAATACGGGGATTAAACTCCTGCCAAAACAGAGCTGGCAAACGCACTACGATCTAACGCTACAGATCTTTACTGAGGCCGTTGAAGCTGCCTATCTATGTGCTCAGTATGATGAACTGGAGCAGCTTGCTGATCAGATCTTGGGCAATGCCGTCACTGATCTAGATGCGCTGAAGGTTCACGAGGCTAGAATCCTCGCCTATGCAGCTCAAAATAAGCCGCTTGCTGCCATTCAGGTTGCGCTGGTGTTCCTACAGCGGTTGGGTATTTCGTTCCCCGACACCCCAGAGATGGGTGATATTACGGCCGGGTTGCAGAAGACGGCGGCTTTAGTGGACACGGTGGGCACTGAGAATTTTAAAGTGCTGCCGATGATGGATGATCCGGTGCAGTTAGCAAAGATGCTGATTCTCTCCCGCGTCTGGCCGACTGCCTACATTGCGGGTTCACCTTTGGTACCGCTCATTGTTTTTGAGCTATTGCAGTTGACGGTCACGCAGGGACGATCTCCCTTTTCAGCGTTCGCCGCTGTCACCTATGGCTTGATTCTCTGCGGGATGACGGGGGAAATTGAGACCGGATATAACTTTGGAGAACTGGCGCTAGAGCTGCAGGCGAGGGATGGACATCCTGAGTTTGAGCCGATTATTTTGGGGCTGATGACTGTCTTTGTGCGTCACTTTCGAGATTCGCTCCAGTCAACTCTAGGGCCGCTCCGCCAGACCTATCAGGTGGCTTTATCGGTCGGCAATGTTGAGTATGCAGCCTATGCGGCTCACCACTACGGTGAACATGCCTTCTTTGCCGGACAAGAACTGAACCAGTTGCTCTTGGACGTGGAACAGCATGGGGATGCGATCTCAACCCATCAGCAGCTCACCGTACTGTGCTACAACGACATGCTGCGGCAGATGATTTTGAACCTTTTGGGGCAAAATCGAACCCCCTGGCAGCTAGAGGGGAGTGCCTACGATCAGACGGTCCTGCTGCCCCATCATCAGCAGACGAAAGATATTTTGGCCCTCTTTTATCTCGACTTCAAAGCGATGATTCTGGCCTATCTTTTTCAGCGGAAAGAGCTGGCACTTGCCTGTGCCCTGCGAGCCGAACCGTACATTGCCCATATGACCGGCATGCTGGATGTTCCGATCTTTTACTTCTACGATTCTTTAATCCATCTTGCTCACTACCCAGATGCCGCTGATGCGAGGCAGACTCAAATCTTAATTAAGGTTGCAGCCAATCAAGCGCACCTTGAGAAATATGCAAAGCATGCCCCCACAAACTACCGTCATCGGCTAGAGCTAGTGATCGCAGAACGGTATCGGGTTCTTCAAGAGCCCTTGTTGGCGATGGACCATTTTGAGTTGGCCCTTACCTACGCTCAAGACGGTCACTACATACAGGATGTCGCCCTTGCGAATGAACTGGTGGCGCAGCTCCATTGCACAGAAAATAATATTGCAGTTTCCCAAGCCTACCTAGCTGCAGCCTCTGATAGCTATCAACAGTGGGGCGCACAGGCAAAAGCAGAAGCGCTGGCACAAATGTATCCTCAACGGTCCGCCTCTTCCCTGCCCTTCTCTACCGTTGGGTCAGACTCTACCCTCAACGCTGTGGGCACCTTCTCTGCAACCATTCAAGACCCTGTGACTGCCGCGGATACGGGCGGTGTAGGAAGCCTACTGCATGCCGTTGAGTCCTTGAACGGTGAACAGTCGCGGGACGCATTGCTCCTGTCCCTT is a window of Acaryochloris thomasi RCC1774 DNA encoding:
- a CDS encoding serine/threonine protein kinase yields the protein MTFSQPQLPDFSNQGYRVEKMLGRNKQGGRVTYLATALSPAQPVVIKQFQFAQTGAQWSDYDAHQRELGMLQQLSHPSIPAYLDAFETKAGFCLVQEYKDAPSLAEPRSFTEAEVKEVAIATLKVLIYLQQQTPPIIHRDLKPENILVDQNLQVYLVDFGLARLEGDDLAASSIVKGTLGFMPPEQLFNRPLTPASDLYGLGATLTCLLSRTPSAAIGQLMDETGRIKYKPLLPHLESGFSRWLGKMVAPKLEDRYASAAEALDALNVRHKPGVVKVVIALGGVAILSSAGFLWTNLRPASVPSLSGPLVRLRKTQSCVGCDLSGVNLKGTDLRSVDLTGANLQGADLRKADLRGAYLARANLTSAQIEGAILASTDLRGATMPDGSIHP
- a CDS encoding Uma2 family endonuclease; the encoded protein is MTVQDFLAMPESNDRYELIEGEIIPKVSPKRFHAGVQKSLIKLVDDWASERGHFYPEWAVVLKRRDRDWVPVPDLTYVSFERLAADWLEDAPCPVPADWVIEIISPDQTFGGMAAKASDYLTAGILRVWVLDSQAQTITVFAPDSAPLTYQGDNMIADSLLPGLELQVNKVFERAGLSK
- a CDS encoding type II toxin-antitoxin system PemK/MazF family toxin, producing MVSNQGDVFWVDLGDPVGSAPGYLHPHVVVCALTSNLKRASVPGNILVEMGEANLPKQSVVNISQVFTIDRSQLNEKIGTLSPSRVHQIIDGLHLLLDPYEFSEW
- the fni gene encoding type 2 isopentenyl-diphosphate Delta-isomerase; the encoded protein is MAPTPPDSAIQSRKADHLRICLDDQVQCKEVTTGLEHYRFTHCCLPELDAQNIQLGTTFLGKPLQTPLLISSMTGGTEIARTINTRLARVAQAHGLAMGVGSQRIAVEQPQLSDTFSVRSFAPDIPLFANLGAVQLNYGYGLAECQQAVDLLEADALILHINPLQECVQSRGDTNFQGLFAKIADLCAYLPVPVIAKEVGNGISVAIATQLLEAGVTAIDVAGAGGTSWAKVEGERAEDLRQRRLGQTFSDWGIPTADCLTSIRQVHPTLPLIASGGLRNGLDVAKAIALGADLAGMAYPFLKAAHDSEAAVHALVEILMAELQTVLLCTGNATLADLQQSDCLQQLPL
- the ispE gene encoding 4-(cytidine 5'-diphospho)-2-C-methyl-D-erythritol kinase, producing MPTYTLIAPAKINLLLEIIGDRPDGFHELVMVLQSIDLADIIELKALPGDQIQLNCSHPDVPLDSSNLAHRAATLMQTQFPDRGGVEITIQKHIPIGAGLAGGSADAAAVLVGLDLMWNLGLTQAELQTLGAALGSDIPFCVSGGTALALGRGEHLTPLPDPHQLYAVLAKYRSLSVSTPWAYKTYRQKFGDTYAKTSETQEQRRRSGPSVPLLTAINHQDQEQIPKYLYNDLERVVLLEHPQVLALREKFQQLGCLGTLMSGSGPTVFALMNSREEAQLLKTQLEVAVGDPDLDLWVTQFCCSGIQLQTT
- the rsmA gene encoding 16S rRNA (adenine(1518)-N(6)/adenine(1519)-N(6))-dimethyltransferase RsmA, translating into MPNPRKRFGQHWLKSQAVLEQIVAAAEIESCDRILEIGPGTGLLTQKLLPLAETVTAVEIDRDLCKLLIHKFRDSDNFLLLQDSILSVDLGAMFGHYPKFADPNKVVANIPYNITGPILDLVLGSLAKPREPAFKSIVLLLQKEVAERLTAQSGSKIFGAMSVRTQYLATCEYICHVPNIAFKPRPKVDSAVVRLCPRPYPQQTENPRWFQTLVKLGFSSRRKMLRNNLNSVVDRDQLTVILEQLGVSPQARAEDLSVDRWVALSNSLHPA
- a CDS encoding prohibitin family protein, which produces MKDFSAATFGIVLALVVLLGLNCVVIINPGQAGVLSVLGKARDGSLLEGIHYKPPFISNVDIYDLTVQKFEVPAQSSTKDLQDLTASFAINFRIDPVQVVEIRRKQGSLQNIVSKIIAPQTQESFKIAASRRTVEEAITKRDQLKADFDDALGVRLEKYGVIVLDTSVVDLRFSPEFAQAVEEKQIAEQRAQRAVYIAREAEQEATATVNRAKGKAEAQKLLAETLKEQGGQLVLQKEAIEAWKQGGSQMPQVLVTGEGSAPIPLLFDLKETIGSKKG
- a CDS encoding gluconokinase → MIIILMGVSGSGKTLVGQKLETALGWTFYDADNFHPATNIAKMQQGIPLDDVDRAPWLAILNQEIAQWLQAGHSSVLACSALKSRYREQLHLSHPQVKLVYLHGSQSLILQRLQQRQGHFMGSDLLQSQFDSLEEPTEGVRIEIDQGLDAIATQILTRLNLKSI